ATTCCACGTAGACGTGGAAACATCGCAGTGCCTTGACGTGCGTACAGCGCCAGGATAACTTCAGTGTCACTGTGCGTTTTCAACGGTGCGCCATCGCGGATCAACTCGGCGCGCAGTTCGGCATAGTTGTAAATCTCGCCGTTGAACGTGATCCAATAACGACCATTCTCCCACGACATCGGTTGTGCGCCAGCCGGCGAGAGGTCAATGATTGCTAATCGCAGATGCCCAAAGCCGATTTCACCGGATTCCAAGACCCATTCTCCGGTATCATCTGGACCGCGCAAGTACATATAATCACGCGTACGGATTAGCTCGGTTCGACTGATCGCCGGGGCTGATTCGCGCAAGCGCAAGATGCCATTGATCCCACACATAGTTTTAGTTTCCTGCTCGACAAATCAGCAACTCAGCGTACTTGTCCAAATAGACTTGCCCAGTGGCAGCCATTGAAAAGCGTTTTTCGGCAACGGTACGACCGGCATATCCCATCTGTTGGCGCATGGTCGAGTCTTGCAAAAGGGACTGGATTGCGTCAGTGATCGCGCCTAGGTTGCCAACAGGTGTAAGTAATCCAGTAGTTCCATGAACAATCGCGGTAGACGGTCCGCCGCAATCTGTGCATATTACTGGAAGCCCAGAAGCCATCGCTTCGAGAATGACAATGCCTAATCCTTCTTCATCCGAAGGTAAGACAAATAGCGACGCATTCTGATACGTCAGCCGCAGTTGCGCTAATGAGATGTTTTTCTTGATTTCGATATGATTCTCTAATCCTAGAGATTTGACCAGATGAGTGTCCTCCTCAGAAACGCCATTACGTCCGACGAGCACGAGGCGGGGGATGTCAGGTCGCTGTAGATGAATCGCGTGATAGGCGCGAATCAACATGCTCAAATTCTTACGCGGATCATCAAGCCGACCGACGCATAGGAGGGGTCCATCAGTTTGATAGCAAGAGGGAGGGCAGAAAAAATCGGTATCTACGCCCGGGGGAGCCAGTGTCAAACGCGCTTGTGGGACAATCGAATTCAATAGTTTGATCGTATAGTGGCTTTCAGCGAAAACGCAGCTAGCCAATGATAAAGCGCGCAGTTCGATTTGAGCGACGGCGTGTACCATGCCAGTCATCCAAATTTTTTTCCAACCAGTGGCTTGACGGATGCTCGACACACGTTCATTACCGGCGCGGGTGGCTACGAATAGTGTGACCGGCGGCACAATCCCTTCTGTCACTGCTGCCCATGCGGGCGTACCCGCGACGACCTGAACAAGATCATAGCGATTGAGTAATTCAGTTAATTGACGCCGTGGTTTGTAGCGCTGGAACTCGAATTCAGTCAAAAAAGCGCCGACATGATAGATTTTGTCATTGTTGTTATTTTGTTTCAAACCAACTTGGATACCGCGTTGCCAAGTTGCTGGCGACAGTAGTCGCACGCTTTGGTCGTCACTCATTGAAGTGGCGAGGACGATGATGTCGGTACTGTACTGTTCGGTGTGATTAAGCGCCGCGCGTAGGAACTGGGTCGTTGTCCAAACACCTCCGCCAACGGTGTGTGTTACCAGGGCAATGCGATATGTCATTCAA
This Chloroflexota bacterium DNA region includes the following protein-coding sequences:
- a CDS encoding glycosyltransferase; translated protein: MTYRIALVTHTVGGGVWTTTQFLRAALNHTEQYSTDIIVLATSMSDDQSVRLLSPATWQRGIQVGLKQNNNNDKIYHVGAFLTEFEFQRYKPRRQLTELLNRYDLVQVVAGTPAWAAVTEGIVPPVTLFVATRAGNERVSSIRQATGWKKIWMTGMVHAVAQIELRALSLASCVFAESHYTIKLLNSIVPQARLTLAPPGVDTDFFCPPSCYQTDGPLLCVGRLDDPRKNLSMLIRAYHAIHLQRPDIPRLVLVGRNGVSEEDTHLVKSLGLENHIEIKKNISLAQLRLTYQNASLFVLPSDEEGLGIVILEAMASGLPVICTDCGGPSTAIVHGTTGLLTPVGNLGAITDAIQSLLQDSTMRQQMGYAGRTVAEKRFSMAATGQVYLDKYAELLICRAGN